From Synoicihabitans lomoniglobus, the proteins below share one genomic window:
- a CDS encoding FG-GAP-like repeat-containing protein, translating into MRFFLLVGLILATAASGQPTPPTQAFVADVTSAPLRSTDGSGFAPGDTLTMEGWFYVTAPQPYAWIMGRGLAAAGNDPYVSCALLLDDQGQRPVFSYSTGVTGSFRQINSPVDFPLNTWVHLAAVIAGDTSRLYQNGVEVASGSVNGAPPVEPQVPFSVGVAYLANGDTNYARLKGFARQIRFWSVARTTAQINAALGESLPSDRNGLVAAWPLDESTGTTAADISGQNHSLTSGGTWARSTVIEHGPFFALARSPLPPAESDDLGDAIAIDFDHDGDADFITTHSAYPATYPETRRRLRAYRNDGGTFHEVTDAVLGNVTMTVARHWWVGDLTGDAIDDLLIVGHGTDIPPFPGEQSQLLVGTADGRLRDETATRLPAHIGFTHNVAVGDIDGDGDPDLYLANIGGGTGGPRIYLNDGAGNFTNAPNRLPADIANRAAGSVYTSSLLLDLNADGVVDLLLGGDQTASNEVLINDGTGTFARDSRFVLPPKHLEPTAVVVAITSGDLNGDGAPDLILSETGGSATLSDGTVISGYAYPGVQLLLNRGDGTFYDASDRLNLTFDPIDQWIVWVRLADLDRDGRLDLVFQGAYTSTGAPFTRTILLNRGAATFVDASEAYPGAFEQSLHAFDADGDGWIDLVGVNSQSIDVFRSTGNLQLTPFLTTAENPGRLVNLSVRTRAGTGDDTLTAGFALSGNGTTPLLVRAIGPTLSEFGVPGVLTDPAVQIAPLGGATVATNDNWGGTTDLRTAFSSVGAFPLAADTSADAAVVFEPGAGPYTAQVTRGGGVALVEVYALDATAETRLVNLSARTRVGTGADVLVAGFSVNGNVPRKLLIRAVGPTLGTYGVGGTLADPVLSIIPLGSSTPVATNDNWGGSPALSAAFARTGAFALSSATSLDAALVIELPPGGYTAVVSGQNQSTGIALVEVYEVP; encoded by the coding sequence ATGCGTTTTTTTCTCCTCGTAGGACTCATCCTCGCCACCGCCGCCTCCGGTCAACCCACCCCGCCAACGCAGGCCTTCGTGGCCGACGTCACCTCCGCCCCCCTGCGCTCGACCGATGGCAGCGGTTTCGCCCCGGGCGATACGCTCACCATGGAGGGCTGGTTCTACGTCACCGCTCCGCAACCCTATGCCTGGATCATGGGCCGCGGTCTCGCCGCCGCGGGCAACGATCCCTATGTGAGCTGCGCACTGCTGCTGGATGATCAGGGACAACGCCCGGTTTTCTCCTATTCGACCGGCGTCACGGGCTCCTTTCGGCAAATCAACTCCCCGGTCGATTTCCCCCTCAACACCTGGGTTCACCTCGCGGCGGTCATCGCCGGCGACACCAGCCGACTCTATCAAAACGGCGTGGAAGTCGCCTCCGGCAGCGTCAACGGCGCGCCTCCCGTCGAGCCTCAGGTCCCGTTCAGCGTGGGCGTCGCCTACCTCGCCAACGGCGACACCAACTATGCCAGGTTGAAGGGATTTGCCCGCCAGATCCGCTTCTGGAGTGTCGCCCGCACCACCGCTCAGATTAACGCCGCCCTCGGCGAGTCCCTGCCCTCCGATCGCAACGGCCTGGTCGCCGCCTGGCCGTTGGACGAATCGACCGGCACGACCGCCGCCGACATCAGTGGCCAAAACCACTCCCTCACCTCGGGTGGCACGTGGGCCCGCTCCACTGTGATCGAGCACGGACCGTTCTTCGCCTTGGCCCGCTCCCCGCTCCCCCCGGCGGAATCCGATGACTTGGGCGATGCCATCGCCATCGACTTCGACCATGACGGCGATGCCGACTTCATCACCACGCACTCGGCCTATCCGGCCACCTATCCCGAAACCCGTCGACGGTTGCGAGCGTATCGCAACGACGGCGGCACATTCCACGAGGTCACCGACGCCGTGCTCGGCAACGTCACCATGACCGTCGCCCGCCATTGGTGGGTCGGCGACCTTACCGGTGACGCCATCGACGACCTGCTCATCGTTGGTCACGGCACCGACATCCCTCCGTTTCCGGGCGAACAATCCCAACTGCTCGTCGGCACCGCCGACGGCCGTCTCCGCGACGAAACCGCCACCCGGTTGCCCGCCCACATCGGCTTCACCCACAACGTGGCGGTGGGCGATATCGACGGCGACGGCGATCCCGACCTCTATCTCGCCAACATCGGTGGCGGCACCGGCGGACCCCGGATCTATCTCAACGACGGCGCGGGTAATTTCACAAACGCGCCCAATCGACTCCCCGCCGACATCGCCAACCGCGCCGCCGGTTCGGTCTACACGTCATCGTTGTTGCTGGACCTCAACGCGGACGGGGTCGTCGACCTCTTGCTCGGCGGAGACCAGACCGCGAGCAACGAAGTCTTGATCAACGACGGCACCGGCACCTTTGCCCGCGACTCCCGTTTCGTCCTGCCGCCTAAACATCTCGAACCCACCGCCGTCGTCGTGGCCATCACCAGCGGTGACCTCAACGGCGACGGAGCTCCCGACCTCATCCTTTCCGAGACCGGCGGCTCGGCCACCTTGTCCGACGGCACCGTGATTTCCGGCTACGCCTACCCGGGGGTGCAGTTGCTGCTCAACCGCGGCGACGGCACGTTCTACGACGCGAGCGACCGGCTCAACCTCACGTTCGATCCGATCGACCAATGGATCGTCTGGGTGCGCCTCGCCGATCTCGATCGCGACGGTCGTCTCGATCTGGTTTTTCAGGGTGCCTACACTTCCACTGGGGCACCGTTCACCCGCACCATCCTGCTCAACCGCGGCGCGGCCACGTTTGTCGATGCATCCGAAGCTTACCCGGGCGCATTCGAACAGTCCCTGCACGCCTTTGATGCGGACGGCGACGGATGGATCGATCTCGTGGGCGTAAACAGCCAGTCAATCGACGTGTTCCGTTCCACCGGAAACCTGCAACTCACCCCCTTCCTCACCACCGCGGAAAATCCCGGTCGTCTGGTCAACCTTTCCGTGCGCACCCGGGCCGGCACCGGCGACGACACCCTCACCGCGGGATTCGCCCTGAGCGGCAACGGCACCACCCCGCTCCTCGTGCGGGCGATCGGACCGACCCTGAGCGAGTTCGGCGTTCCCGGCGTGCTGACGGATCCAGCCGTGCAAATCGCCCCCTTGGGCGGGGCCACCGTCGCAACCAACGACAATTGGGGCGGCACCACCGACCTACGCACGGCCTTTTCCTCCGTCGGCGCTTTTCCGTTGGCGGCCGATACCAGCGCCGACGCCGCCGTCGTGTTCGAGCCGGGAGCCGGTCCCTACACCGCTCAAGTCACCCGCGGTGGTGGCGTCGCACTCGTGGAAGTCTACGCGCTCGACGCCACGGCGGAAACACGCCTGGTCAACCTCTCCGCCCGCACCCGCGTGGGCACCGGGGCCGACGTGCTCGTCGCCGGGTTTTCAGTCAATGGCAACGTGCCCCGCAAGTTGCTGATTCGCGCCGTGGGCCCGACGCTCGGCACCTACGGGGTCGGAGGCACGTTGGCCGATCCCGTGCTCTCCATCATCCCGCTGGGATCGAGCACCCCGGTGGCGACCAACGACAACTGGGGCGGCAGTCCGGCCCTCAGCGCCGCGTTCGCCCGCACCGGCGCGTTCGCCCTGAGCAGCGCGACCAGCCTCGACGCCGCCCTCGTCATCGAACTTCCCCCCGGCGGTTACACCGCTGTGGTCAGCGGCCAAAACCAATCCACCGGCATCGCCCTCGTCGAGGTTTACGAAGTGCCCTGA
- a CDS encoding WD40 repeat domain-containing protein — protein MQLTKHWAASLDDYVIDLTWSADGTILAAASADGPVTLFQLSDGAITHEVPGHEDGTNVIAWHPSQPLLATGGQDGAVKLWDTVAGQPTVSVDLGSGWVDHLAWRPDGTAVAAAAGRTLSLLGPDGTTQHTFAPAPKTICAVAWQPAGGCVASAYFGGVVLWDADDYVAQTEFPYANGIHSLVWSPDNRWLVSGNQDPSVHLWLPDEKQEFHMSGYETKVKELSFDHTGRWLATGGGREGCVWDCQGAGPEGREPAMLPHDGRITAVAFQHHHGLLATAAADGAVMLWSPDRRQPLRAKVKLPNPATKLAWSPGDTHLAIGNVQGIVYVLQVQT, from the coding sequence ATGCAGTTGACCAAACACTGGGCGGCCTCGCTCGACGACTACGTGATCGACCTGACGTGGTCGGCCGATGGCACGATCCTCGCCGCCGCTTCCGCCGACGGACCCGTCACGTTGTTTCAACTCAGCGACGGTGCCATCACCCACGAAGTTCCCGGCCACGAAGACGGCACCAACGTCATCGCTTGGCACCCGAGCCAACCGTTGCTCGCCACCGGCGGGCAAGACGGCGCGGTAAAACTCTGGGACACCGTCGCCGGTCAACCCACCGTCTCCGTCGATTTGGGCTCCGGCTGGGTTGATCATCTCGCATGGCGCCCCGATGGGACCGCCGTCGCCGCCGCCGCCGGTCGCACCCTCTCGCTGCTGGGTCCCGACGGCACCACCCAACACACCTTTGCCCCCGCCCCCAAAACCATCTGCGCCGTGGCCTGGCAACCCGCCGGAGGCTGCGTCGCCTCCGCCTACTTCGGTGGCGTCGTGTTGTGGGACGCCGACGACTACGTCGCCCAAACCGAGTTTCCCTACGCCAACGGCATCCACTCGCTCGTGTGGTCACCCGACAACCGCTGGTTGGTCTCGGGCAACCAGGACCCGTCCGTTCATCTGTGGCTGCCCGACGAGAAACAGGAGTTTCACATGAGCGGCTACGAGACCAAGGTGAAGGAGCTCTCCTTCGACCACACCGGTCGCTGGCTCGCCACCGGCGGCGGTCGCGAAGGCTGTGTGTGGGATTGCCAGGGTGCCGGCCCCGAGGGTCGCGAGCCCGCCATGCTGCCGCACGACGGACGCATCACCGCCGTGGCTTTCCAGCACCACCATGGACTGCTCGCCACCGCCGCCGCCGACGGCGCCGTCATGCTCTGGAGCCCCGACCGTCGCCAACCCCTTCGCGCCAAGGTCAAACTGCCGAATCCCGCCACCAAACTCGCCTGGTCACCCGGTGACACCCACCTCGCCATCGGCAACGTTCAGGGCATCGTTTACGTGCTTCAGGTCCAAACCTGA
- a CDS encoding hydroxypyruvate isomerase family protein — MNRRHFTQSFLAAGAAAFLTGPSRLLAQSAPRAAPFELGYAPHPGMFKAIAGDDVVDQIKFAADQGFTAWEDNGMAGRPPAQQEAIGRTLANRGMQMGVFVAYANFDEPTFTVPHAEKQAEVLDRVRHAVEVAQRCGARWFTVVPGSVDQQTDKTGSWNRYGGARLAAGYQTAHAIDLLRRCAAILEPHDLTMVLEPLNWHANHGGVWLQRSDQAYAVCKAVNSPSCKILFDIYHQQITEGNLIPNIDHCWDEIAYFQCGDNPGRKEPGTGEINYRNVFRHLKARGFAGVVGMEHGNAQPGADGERAVIAAYRDADRA; from the coding sequence ATGAATCGTCGCCATTTCACCCAATCGTTCCTCGCCGCCGGAGCCGCCGCCTTTTTGACCGGACCATCCCGTCTGCTCGCCCAGTCTGCCCCCCGCGCCGCCCCATTCGAATTGGGTTACGCGCCCCACCCCGGCATGTTCAAGGCGATCGCGGGCGACGACGTCGTTGATCAAATCAAGTTCGCCGCCGACCAGGGATTCACCGCGTGGGAGGACAACGGCATGGCGGGTCGTCCGCCCGCCCAACAGGAGGCCATCGGCCGAACCCTCGCCAATCGCGGCATGCAGATGGGCGTGTTCGTCGCCTACGCCAATTTTGACGAACCCACTTTCACCGTGCCTCACGCGGAGAAACAAGCGGAGGTGCTTGACCGCGTCCGCCATGCCGTCGAGGTCGCCCAACGTTGCGGAGCCCGGTGGTTCACCGTCGTGCCCGGTTCCGTCGATCAACAAACAGATAAAACCGGATCGTGGAATCGCTACGGCGGTGCCCGCCTCGCCGCGGGTTACCAGACGGCCCACGCCATCGACCTTCTCCGCCGCTGCGCCGCCATCCTCGAACCCCACGACCTCACCATGGTGCTGGAGCCGCTCAATTGGCACGCCAATCACGGCGGCGTCTGGTTGCAACGTTCCGACCAAGCCTACGCGGTGTGCAAGGCCGTCAACAGTCCTTCCTGCAAGATCCTCTTCGACATCTACCATCAACAGATCACCGAGGGAAATCTCATCCCCAACATCGATCACTGCTGGGACGAGATCGCGTATTTCCAATGTGGTGACAACCCCGGCCGCAAGGAGCCCGGCACCGGCGAGATCAACTACCGCAATGTCTTCCGTCACCTCAAAGCCCGGGGTTTCGCCGGCGTGGTCGGCATGGAACACGGCAACGCCCAGCCCGGCGCCGACGGCGAACGCGCCGTCATCGCCGCCTACCGCGACGCCGACCGCGCCTGA
- a CDS encoding adenylate/guanylate cyclase domain-containing protein yields MSQIGEINYALARWRHRVRIPLNQIIGYAELLIETIDFNVAEDLLSHLHDIRASGAEISGHFQQMWPGWSKQEDLAGFEAFSIDVCHPMEALEWACEQCVEVSPRLGKVPLAKDLTRIAEAVARLRVALQSFDVDDPLKAEEAESELMSFRYDFASLPPIATNNHHDGARLLVVDDDRINREVIGRRLEKMGFEVVKAPSGVEALELLETEAIDLIMLDIMMPEMDGFATLDRIKADERCKHLPVIMLTAIDDAESIARCLSAGAEDYVPKPFDSIVLRARLDASLDRKSLREKEQNYVSRIRIEKGKTEQLLQSILPAAIVTRLKAGERSIVDHVPEATVLFADIVGFTTIAKQLDPESTVTLLNALFSSFDRLVEVHGLEKIKTIGDAYMAVAGVPDPATDHARRAADMALAIQDAVDEFNQLYEVKWSVRIGLHSGPVMAGIIGTGKFSYDLWGDTVNVASRLESHGKANCIHISSEAQALLGPRYETSELGRMELRNRGRVMVHRLLRKRAVNATP; encoded by the coding sequence ATGAGTCAGATCGGCGAAATCAACTACGCACTTGCCCGGTGGAGGCACCGGGTGCGCATTCCGCTCAACCAGATAATTGGTTACGCGGAGCTGCTGATCGAGACGATCGACTTCAACGTGGCGGAGGATTTGTTGTCGCATCTGCACGACATACGAGCGTCGGGCGCGGAAATTTCCGGACATTTTCAACAGATGTGGCCCGGGTGGTCGAAGCAGGAGGATTTGGCCGGCTTTGAAGCATTTTCGATCGATGTCTGTCACCCGATGGAAGCGCTGGAGTGGGCTTGCGAGCAGTGTGTCGAGGTGAGTCCGAGGCTCGGCAAAGTTCCGCTGGCCAAAGATCTCACGCGCATAGCGGAAGCGGTCGCCCGGTTGCGGGTGGCGTTGCAGTCCTTTGATGTCGATGACCCGCTCAAAGCGGAGGAGGCCGAGTCGGAATTGATGAGCTTTCGCTATGACTTTGCGTCGTTGCCGCCGATCGCGACCAACAACCATCATGACGGGGCGCGGCTGCTCGTGGTCGACGATGATCGCATCAACCGCGAAGTGATCGGCCGCCGCTTGGAGAAGATGGGGTTCGAAGTGGTGAAGGCGCCGAGCGGAGTGGAGGCGCTCGAACTCCTCGAAACGGAGGCGATCGATTTGATCATGCTCGACATCATGATGCCCGAAATGGACGGGTTTGCCACGCTCGACCGGATCAAGGCCGACGAGCGGTGCAAGCATCTGCCGGTCATCATGCTCACCGCGATCGATGATGCGGAGAGCATTGCGCGCTGTCTCTCGGCGGGGGCGGAAGACTACGTGCCCAAGCCCTTTGACTCGATCGTATTGCGGGCCCGCCTCGATGCTTCGCTCGATCGCAAGTCACTGCGGGAAAAGGAGCAAAATTATGTGTCCCGCATTCGGATTGAGAAAGGCAAAACCGAGCAGCTTTTGCAGAGCATTCTGCCGGCGGCGATCGTGACGCGGCTCAAGGCCGGGGAGCGCAGCATCGTGGATCATGTTCCGGAGGCGACGGTCCTTTTTGCGGACATCGTCGGATTCACCACCATCGCCAAACAGCTGGATCCGGAATCGACGGTGACGTTGCTCAACGCGCTGTTCAGCTCCTTCGACCGGTTGGTGGAGGTGCACGGGTTGGAGAAGATCAAGACGATTGGAGACGCCTATATGGCCGTGGCGGGCGTGCCCGACCCGGCGACCGACCACGCGCGACGCGCGGCCGACATGGCGCTGGCGATTCAGGACGCGGTGGACGAATTCAATCAGCTTTATGAAGTGAAATGGTCGGTGCGGATCGGTCTGCACAGCGGACCCGTGATGGCGGGAATCATCGGCACGGGTAAATTTTCCTACGATCTCTGGGGCGACACCGTGAACGTGGCGAGCCGCCTGGAATCACACGGCAAGGCGAACTGTATTCACATCTCGTCGGAAGCCCAGGCATTGTTGGGCCCCCGCTATGAAACGAGTGAACTCGGCCGTATGGAGTTGCGCAACCGGGGTCGCGTCATGGTCCACCGTTTGCTCCGCAAACGGGCGGTGAATGCCACCCCGTGA
- a CDS encoding CobW family GTP-binding protein, translating to MSASAPIPVTVLTGFLGAGKTTLLNRILTEQHGKKLAVIENEFGEVSVDNQLVIQSDEELFEMNNGCICCSVRGDLIRVLGRLMKRKNRLDGILIETTGLADPGPVAQTFFTDDEIKANFRIDGIVTVVDAKHVAQHFDDAPEVKKQIAFADVLLLNKSDLVDPAALDALEQRIKGINAAARVERTTNCDVPLAKVLDLGAFNLSRATELDPRFLEPSYPFEWAGAYPLPAGTHDLVIGHVDDDDGHDHAGCDHDHHHHHHDHAENELDVVVMPIVSTDQGVVDAARDIAVVSFSDWENRVSEGETIVPGSTLQRLILDDGNGRYKLEIPTDGTYLVFEGCGEHPLHIPVGGNNVKPVWQQDYEHNHSHDEDVSSVGITTPGDLDPQKLNDWISKLLQTKGNDLYRSKGVLSVKGTPKRLVFQGVHMLFDAKFESEWGDTPRSNTLVFIGKDLDRAALTEGFKACMA from the coding sequence ATGTCCGCCTCCGCTCCCATTCCCGTCACTGTGCTCACCGGCTTCCTCGGCGCCGGCAAGACCACCTTGCTCAATCGCATCCTCACGGAGCAACACGGCAAAAAACTCGCCGTCATCGAAAACGAGTTCGGCGAGGTGTCCGTCGACAACCAACTCGTCATCCAAAGTGACGAGGAACTCTTCGAGATGAACAACGGCTGCATTTGCTGCAGCGTGCGCGGTGATCTTATCCGCGTGCTCGGTCGCTTGATGAAGCGCAAAAACCGCCTCGACGGCATTCTCATCGAGACCACCGGCCTCGCCGATCCCGGCCCCGTGGCGCAAACGTTTTTCACCGACGACGAGATCAAGGCCAACTTCCGCATCGACGGCATCGTCACCGTCGTCGACGCCAAACACGTCGCCCAACACTTCGACGACGCCCCCGAGGTGAAGAAGCAGATCGCGTTCGCCGACGTCCTCCTGCTCAACAAATCCGACCTCGTCGACCCCGCCGCCCTCGATGCGCTGGAGCAGCGCATCAAGGGCATCAACGCCGCCGCTCGCGTCGAACGCACCACCAACTGCGATGTCCCGCTCGCCAAGGTTCTCGATCTCGGCGCCTTCAACCTCTCCCGCGCCACCGAGCTCGATCCCCGATTTCTCGAACCGTCCTACCCCTTCGAGTGGGCCGGAGCCTACCCGCTCCCGGCCGGCACCCACGACCTTGTCATCGGTCACGTCGACGACGATGACGGCCACGATCACGCCGGTTGCGACCACGATCATCATCACCATCACCACGACCACGCCGAAAACGAATTGGACGTCGTCGTCATGCCCATCGTTTCGACCGACCAAGGGGTCGTCGACGCCGCCCGCGACATCGCGGTCGTTTCCTTTTCAGACTGGGAAAACCGCGTGTCCGAAGGCGAAACCATCGTGCCTGGTTCCACCCTCCAACGGTTGATTCTCGATGATGGCAACGGGCGCTATAAACTCGAAATCCCCACCGACGGCACCTACCTCGTCTTTGAAGGCTGCGGAGAGCACCCGCTCCACATCCCCGTCGGCGGCAACAATGTGAAACCCGTCTGGCAGCAGGACTACGAGCACAACCACAGTCACGACGAAGACGTGTCCTCCGTCGGCATCACCACACCCGGCGACCTCGATCCGCAGAAGCTCAATGACTGGATCAGCAAGCTCCTCCAAACCAAGGGCAACGATCTCTATCGCAGCAAAGGTGTGCTCAGTGTGAAGGGCACGCCCAAGCGCCTCGTATTCCAAGGCGTGCACATGCTCTTCGATGCCAAATTCGAGTCCGAATGGGGCGACACGCCCCGCTCCAACACCCTCGTTTTCATCGGCAAGGACCTCGACCGCGCCGCCCTCACCGAGGGCTTCAAGGCGTGCATGGCCTAG
- a CDS encoding response regulator produces MLVTSVSLVSLIAAFGGFLFWEILRYRSEVVTRLDSTQAILVERITTMLANNPEVTDLPLESLAADETITAAAVYSLDDRIIDRYVKSGSEEFIPRPFRPNVDPNAVTSFKYLSADGERIGIIYLKADVSGIAQEKLVEPLRGMAIIGLLSMLAGMIAARFLQRSITRPITELGQVSRRVVDEKDYGVRANVSGVQGEIRDLVNAFNAMLATVEKGTAELGRAKSDLEDSNRNLESKVQERTIELEHAMIAARDANQAKSAFLAKMSHELRTPMNAIIGYSEILLEDAEDEEDEDTAADLNKILSAARHLLGLINDVLDLSKIEAGRMDLFIEEQAVEGLMEQVRSTVAPLVAKKGNEFRVEYCSQIGVIRTDATKLRQILLNLISNAAKFTENGMVTLRVDRAGNGEADRVRFSVIDTGIGMSPEQCERVFDAFAQADSSTASKFGGTGLGLTISRQFSRLMGGEISLSSEVGQGTTFLLDLPASVDGNAAAATGSTAYREAGESTVKSQRVHAVARVLLVAEELNFAAGVKEQLPEERFEVLHARSRKEGLERARSDHPDVILVDVLMDSGAGGELVNDFKREPKLAHIPVVLLTKDEQGSRAVLAVGAEEYIPKDHLAQGLAEALRRHSSEVGKKPVLVAEDDDTIRNMIGRMLSREGWEVVLAPNGRAAMDTMQEQVPALVLLDLMMPELDGFGVLREMRANDALRDIPVVVLTSLDLTGSVRQLLKQQTDRVLQKGSYSKEELLAEVRSAVSLVGEKSADD; encoded by the coding sequence ATGCTTGTTACATCGGTTTCGCTGGTTTCACTCATTGCGGCGTTCGGTGGGTTCCTGTTTTGGGAGATTTTGCGATATCGGTCGGAGGTGGTGACTCGTCTGGATTCCACGCAGGCCATTTTGGTCGAGCGCATCACCACGATGCTGGCGAACAATCCGGAGGTTACGGATCTGCCGTTGGAAAGTTTGGCGGCGGATGAGACCATCACGGCGGCGGCGGTGTATTCCTTGGATGATCGGATCATCGATCGTTACGTCAAAAGCGGTTCCGAGGAATTTATCCCGCGGCCGTTTCGGCCCAACGTGGATCCCAATGCGGTGACCAGTTTTAAATACCTCTCCGCGGACGGTGAGCGTATCGGGATCATTTACCTCAAGGCGGACGTCTCGGGCATCGCGCAGGAGAAACTGGTCGAGCCGTTGCGCGGGATGGCGATCATCGGCTTGTTGAGCATGCTCGCGGGCATGATCGCGGCGCGGTTTCTGCAGCGGTCGATCACGCGACCGATCACCGAACTGGGCCAGGTTTCCCGCCGGGTGGTGGACGAAAAAGATTATGGCGTGCGGGCGAACGTATCCGGCGTGCAGGGGGAAATTCGTGACTTGGTCAATGCGTTCAACGCCATGCTGGCCACGGTCGAAAAGGGCACGGCCGAGTTGGGGCGCGCGAAGAGCGATCTCGAGGATTCGAACCGCAATCTGGAGTCCAAAGTGCAGGAGCGCACCATAGAGTTGGAGCATGCCATGATCGCGGCCCGGGACGCCAATCAGGCGAAGAGCGCGTTCCTCGCGAAGATGAGTCATGAGCTGCGCACGCCGATGAACGCGATCATCGGTTATTCGGAGATTCTGCTGGAGGATGCCGAGGACGAGGAAGACGAAGACACGGCCGCCGATCTCAACAAGATCCTGAGTGCCGCGCGTCATTTGTTGGGTCTCATCAATGACGTGCTCGACCTTTCGAAAATCGAGGCCGGTCGCATGGACCTGTTCATCGAGGAGCAGGCGGTCGAGGGGTTGATGGAGCAGGTGCGTTCCACTGTCGCGCCGCTGGTCGCCAAGAAAGGCAACGAGTTCAGAGTCGAATACTGCTCCCAGATCGGGGTGATCCGCACCGATGCGACCAAGCTGCGTCAGATCCTGCTCAACCTTATCAGCAACGCGGCGAAGTTCACCGAAAACGGCATGGTCACATTGCGCGTTGATCGCGCCGGCAACGGTGAGGCCGACCGGGTGCGCTTCTCGGTCATTGATACGGGAATCGGCATGTCGCCCGAGCAATGCGAGCGCGTGTTTGATGCGTTTGCCCAAGCTGATTCATCGACCGCCAGCAAGTTTGGCGGCACGGGCTTGGGTCTTACCATTTCCCGCCAATTCTCCCGCCTGATGGGGGGCGAAATCAGTCTCTCCAGCGAAGTGGGTCAAGGCACCACATTCCTGCTCGATCTGCCGGCATCGGTCGACGGAAATGCCGCCGCAGCCACGGGCAGCACCGCCTACCGCGAAGCCGGCGAGTCCACCGTCAAATCGCAACGCGTGCATGCGGTCGCCCGGGTGCTGCTGGTGGCTGAGGAACTCAATTTCGCCGCGGGGGTGAAGGAGCAGTTGCCGGAGGAACGTTTCGAGGTGCTCCACGCCCGCAGTCGCAAGGAAGGGCTTGAGCGCGCGCGGTCGGATCATCCCGACGTGATCCTGGTGGATGTGCTGATGGACTCCGGGGCTGGTGGCGAACTCGTCAATGACTTCAAGCGCGAACCCAAACTGGCGCACATCCCGGTGGTATTGCTCACGAAGGACGAGCAGGGATCACGTGCGGTGCTGGCAGTGGGGGCCGAGGAATACATCCCGAAGGACCATCTGGCTCAAGGACTCGCCGAGGCGCTGCGTCGCCATTCCAGCGAGGTCGGCAAAAAGCCGGTGCTGGTGGCGGAGGATGATGATACCATTCGCAACATGATCGGCCGCATGCTGTCCCGGGAGGGCTGGGAGGTCGTGCTCGCGCCCAATGGTCGTGCCGCCATGGATACAATGCAGGAACAGGTGCCGGCGCTCGTGTTGCTCGATTTGATGATGCCCGAACTCGATGGCTTCGGGGTGCTGCGGGAGATGCGGGCCAACGACGCGCTGCGCGACATTCCGGTGGTGGTGCTCACCTCCCTCGACCTGACCGGCAGCGTGCGCCAATTGCTCAAACAACAAACCGATCGCGTCCTGCAAAAAGGCAGCTATTCCAAAGAGGAATTGCTCGCCGAAGTGCGGTCCGCCGTAAGCCTCGTCGGCGAGAAATCCGCCGACGATTGA
- a CDS encoding response regulator, with translation MPKLLLVEDNEMNRDMLSRRLKKRGFEVELAVDGIAGAEMALAGGHDLILLDMSLPGMTGWDVARKLKADPAVAAVPIIALTAHAMESDRQQALEAGCDEFETKPVNLKDLLAKVNRLLGLEAAE, from the coding sequence ATGCCCAAACTACTCCTCGTCGAAGACAATGAAATGAATCGCGACATGTTGAGCCGACGGCTCAAAAAGCGAGGCTTTGAAGTTGAACTGGCCGTTGATGGCATCGCCGGTGCAGAGATGGCGCTGGCCGGCGGGCACGACCTCATCCTGCTCGATATGAGCCTGCCGGGCATGACGGGTTGGGATGTGGCCCGGAAGCTGAAGGCCGATCCGGCCGTCGCCGCCGTGCCGATCATCGCCCTGACCGCGCACGCCATGGAATCCGACCGGCAACAGGCGCTGGAAGCGGGCTGCGATGAATTTGAAACCAAGCCCGTGAATCTGAAGGACCTGCTCGCCAAGGTGAATCGGCTGCTCGGGCTGGAGGCTGCTGAATGA